One bacterium genomic window, GGGAAGGAATATCCACCACCAGCGGCGGGTGCGAGTCCGAATGGGCAACGGCGGGAAGTCAATCCGTTCGTCATGCCGCGGGAAGGGAACAGCCGGCCGCCCTACATTAAAAGACGCGGTGAGGCGCTTTTATACCGTTCTAAGTAACTGACCCGCCATTCAGGTCGGGCGGTTTAGATGCCCCCCAGGGCGGTGCCGAGGAACTCGCGGAAGCGGTCGTTGGCCCGCCGGATGGCGTTGGAGTGCACCGAGAGAATCGCCCGGTAGACCTTGTGGGCCGAGGCGGGGTTGGCCATCATCGCCGCCCAGAAGTCGCTCTTCTCGATGATGACGCACTCGGTGTCCTCCACGGCCTCCACGGAGGCGGAGCGCTTGCCGCCGTCGAAGAGGGAAATTTCGCCGAAGAAGAAGTACTGCCCGAGCTCGGCGAGCTGCGAGCGCTGGCCCTCCTCGTCGAGGGACTTCTTGATGGAGACCCGGCCGGACTGGATGATGTAGAGCGGGCCGCCCTCGTCGCCCTCGTCGAAGATGAGGCGGCCCCTGGGGAACGTCTCCACCCGCGCGCTCCGGGCCAGAATCTCCAGCTCGCCGGAGTCCAGGGTGTAGAAGAGGTACGTTTTCTTGAGCACGTCTTTGATTTCCACGAAAACCTCCCGTGCCGGGCGTCGGCTCGCAGTTTCCTACTGCGTGCCCGGATAATCATTTACCTGAACCTTACACCCGGCCGACATAGTCCACCAATGGCCAAGCCGCCGCAAAAGGCCCAGTTTTCCCATCGGCCCCTCTTGCTGGACGATAGCCAGGATGTCTTGGTCAAGCGCCGTTGGACACCGGTTAGCTATAATTTTATCGTCCGTCAGAGCTATGGTTTTTGACAGATGTGGTATACTTATATAGGTTGTTAGAAATATATCCTTCGAAGCCTCTCCCAGAAGCGGGAGACCCCCTTGGGGGCGCTAAGATGAATTACAAATCCTCCAATCCTCAAAGGAGACCAAATGAAGAAAGTGCTAATCGGTTGGTTAATAAATGAGCTTCTTGAACGATTAATTGGTCCACTCACTATCTCAACGGAACTGCTGGTGTTTATAGTTGTTTTTATCACGGCGGCAGAGTGGTTGAGCCGACTTGGGGAAAAAATTCATGGGTCCATGTACTCAGGGAATGCGCGACAGGCAAGCATCCACCCCGCTGCTCCCACTACTCCACGTCGTTAAGACCGCTAAACGCGCGGCCGACGGCTCGACCGTCACGTCAGCCACCACTGGGAACAGAAAACTCGACCGACCTACACGACCCCCGGCGTTCCGGCCTAGCCCAGGATGCTCCGGCCTCCCTCGTCGGCCAGGACGGCGGTCCAGAACAGCTCCCGCTCCCGCGGCGCCGCGTCCTCGATGATGTGCCCGATGAACTCGTCCATGCGCAGCTCGTTGACCAGGTTGCGGTGCCGGGGGAAGTAGCTGGCGGCGATGTCCTTGAGTATCTTGGCCAGCTCGGCGCCCTCGATGAAGACGCTCACCGCCTTGTAGTAGCGCTCCAGGAGCTCGCCGAGAATCTTCAGGGCGTCGGCGCCCCGCTCGAACTGACGGCGGAGCTGGTGCAGCGACTGGACGCTCCC contains:
- a CDS encoding cyclic nucleotide-binding domain-containing protein, which produces MEIKDVLKKTYLFYTLDSGELEILARSARVETFPRGRLIFDEGDEGGPLYIIQSGRVSIKKSLDEEGQRSQLAELGQYFFFGEISLFDGGKRSASVEAVEDTECVIIEKSDFWAAMMANPASAHKVYRAILSVHSNAIRRANDRFREFLGTALGGI